Proteins from a genomic interval of Plasmodium reichenowi strain SY57 chromosome 13, whole genome shotgun sequence:
- a CDS encoding phosphoethanolamine N-methyltransferase — protein sequence MTLIENLNSDKTFLENNQYTDEGVKVYEFIFGENYISSGGLEATKKILSDIELNENSKVLDIGSGLGGGCMYINEKYGAHTHGIDICSNIVNMANERVSGNNKIIFEANDILTKEFPENNFDLIYSRDAILHLSLENKKKLFQKCYKWLKPTGTLLITDYCAAEKENWDDEFKEYVKQRKYTLITVEEYADTIAACNFKNVVSKDLSDYWNQLLDVEHKYLHENKEEFLKLFSENKFISLDEGWSRKIKDSKRKMQRWGYFKATKN from the exons ATGACTTTGATTGAAAACTTAAACTCTGATAAAACATTCCTGGAAAATAATCAATATACGGATGAAG gTGTAAAGGTTTACGAGTTCATTTTTGGAGa aaattatatatcatcCGGAGGTTTGGAAGCTACCAAAAAAATCTTGAGCGATATTGAACTTAATGAAAATTCGAAAGTTTTag ATATCGGATCTGGTTTAGGAGGTGGCTGTATGTATATCAATGAGAAATACGGAGCACATACGCACGGTATAGATATATGTTCTAATATTGTAAATATGGCTAATGAAAGAGTTAGTGgaaataacaaaattattttcgaagctaatgatatattaacaaaagAATTTCCTGAGAATAATTTTGATTTAATTTATAGTAGAGATGCAATATTACATTTATCTcttgaaaataaaaagaaattattcCAGAAATGTTACAAGTGGTTAAAACCAACAGGTACCTTATTAATTACTGATTATTGTGCAGcggaaaaagaaaattgGGATGATGAATTTAAAGAATATGTTAAACAAAGGAAATATACCCTAATAACTGTGGAAGAATATGCTGATACTATTGCTGCTTGcaattttaaaaatgttgTATCAAAAGATTTAAGTGATTATTGGAATCAATTATTAGATGTtgaacataaatatttacatgaaaataaagaagaatttttaaaattgttttcagaaaataaatttattagTCTTGATGAAGGCTGGTCAAGAAAAATTAAGGATAGCAAAAGGAAAATGCAAAGATGGGGTTATTTTAAGGCCAccaaaaattaa
- a CDS encoding hypothetical protein (conserved Plasmodium protein, unknown function), producing the protein MRKEEMNRNFQNASCKEDNYIKAWLKQTENPEFYKNLNDLDDESYTNEFVKVVDFNNFNSNFINNMMEEPFGDEFSKQKKRKAYSLFYSNEIGPNNEENYDLKNIYTSFDDSDVKYLKSLDKTPSANMKDRVKGRYKDEHMSIKKLKRENICNENNEPIFPNNIMMDNSPYYKFRNSNKKPSYGSESTNEFFNNYDFETPIKILSSKKKSYDFKNRKDNSTNTTKENSSRENVSSNNSETKRTINFSNKTDDFNDLPFNSDNEYISSPEYMDHEQNTKYINKKQREVNFLGQKLEYKVVGNVINCSKNHPQFTLF; encoded by the coding sequence ATGAGAAAAGAAGAAATGAATAGGAATTTTCAAAATGCGTCATGTAAAGAAGACAATTATATCAAAGCCTGGCTTAAGCAAACGGAAAATCCagaattttataaaaactTGAATGATTTAGATGATGAGTCATATACGAACGAATTTGTAAAGGTTGTCgattttaataattttaatagtaattttataaataatatgatgGAAGAACCTTTTGGGGATGAATTTAgtaaacaaaaaaaaagaaaagcATATAGCTTATTTTATAGTAATGAAATTGGACCGAATAATGAGGAAAATTATGATttgaagaatatatatacatcaTTTGATGATTCAGAtgttaaatatttaaaatcCTTAGATAAGACACCATCAGCAAATATGAAAGATAGAGTAAAAGGTCGATATAAAGATGAACATATgtctataaaaaaattaaaaagagaaaatatatgtaatgaaaataatgaacCAATATTTcctaataatattatgatgGATAATTCAccttattataaatttagaaatagtaataaaaaacCTAGTTATGGAAGTGAAAGCACtaatgaattttttaataattatgatttTGAAACAcctataaaaatattaagttcaaaaaaaaaaagttatgACTTCAAAAATAGAAAAGATAATTCTACAAATAcaacaaaagaaaattcTTCTAGAGAAAATGTTTCATCCAATAATAGTGAAACCAAAAGAACAATAAACTTTTCCAACAAAACAGATGATTTTAATGATTTACCATTTAACTCAgataatgaatatatatcGTCACCTGAATATATGGATCATGAGcaaaatacaaaatatattaacaaaaaacAAAGAGAAGTAAATTTCCTTGGACAGAAACTAGAATATAAAGTTGTTGGTAATGTCATAAATTGCTCTAAAAATCATCCACAATTTACTTTGTTCTGA